In one Nicotiana tomentosiformis chromosome 6, ASM39032v3, whole genome shotgun sequence genomic region, the following are encoded:
- the LOC138893638 gene encoding uncharacterized mitochondrial protein AtMg00750-like has protein sequence MEEEQMGILEAFHSPPYGGARTSAKVLSCGSYCPTLYKDASELVKRCDECQRAGVISNNNKMPLTTILEIDIFDVWGIDFMGLFVSSCGNTYILVAVDYVSK, from the coding sequence ATGGAGGAAGAAcaaatgggtattcttgaagctttCCACTCTCCACCgtatggtggagcaagaacgtcGGCAAAAGTTTTGAGTTGTGGATCCTATTgtcctactctctacaaggatgctagtgagcttgtcaagcggtgtgatgaatgccaaagggccggCGTGatctcaaataataataaaatgcctctcaccaccattttggagatagacatttttgatgtgtggggtattgattttatgggcctgtttgttagctcttgtgggaacacctacattctagttgcggtggattatgtatctaaataG